The sequence GCACCCCGCGGTTGATGAGCCCCACTTTGCGGCTCCGGATCAGCACGATGCGGGGGGTGTCGTACTCGAAAAGGAAGCTGCGGAAAGCCCCGCACGACACCATGGCGGCGgcctggagggaaggagggagcttCCACACGCCGGGTAGCGGCTGCTACAACCCCGCGGATCCCGGAGAAGGTTCCCGCGGCCCCGGGGCTTGCACCGGTTCTTGATTGCCGGCCCCCGCCCTCCTCCGCCGGCTGCCTGCCAGCcaccggccctgcccgcggcccggaggtgccgcagcctccccccccGGGCTGTTTTCGGTAGGAAAAAGGGGATTCACCGCCGCTCTTCGGGGCAGACCGGGATAACCCGCGGCTCGGCTCAGCCCTGAGGCCTCCCGCTGGCCTTGGGCAGTGCGGGTGGTGGGTCATCCCGAGGAGGATGCTCTCAACCTGGTTCCTAAATctgggagacttttttttttttttttttttccggtgcTACTCTTTGTTAGCAAGTTTATGGGGAGCTTTTCACCTCCATACTGGCCAGACGTGAGTCAGCCGTTACCTGGAAGTCTGCTACTGTCAGCCCTCTCCTGAGTCTTGGCTGCTAAATCTCAGAAAGAAGCTGGACAGATGACCTCAGGCAAGGGCCATCCTAACACCAAGACGTAAGTTGCAGCCAGCTCAGGGCAAGGCCAGAGCACCTGCCTGCAAAAGATAGCAGAAGCATATCTAAGCCTGTCACCCTCCACAATGAGCAAATCCTTTATCCTCCTGCAGAATTAATCTTTAAAAGCGGAGCTCCACACCACCTAATTCATGCACCTTCCACCTGATGCTGAGCTGCCCAGCACAGTGCTTTATTTAGAAACATGACCACAACCCTCATAATAGCAGGTAAATCATTAGAAAGAGATGAAGTGAGCTGGCAAATTGGCAGTGGgaatttcagacagcatgaaactATTAAAGAGACTTTGAGTCAGCTATGGATTAGTAAAATTCTCTATTTATTACAAAAACAATCAAAATTGGAAGGACCAAAAAAAGCTGGGATAAGTAAGAATCTATATCCAAACGTGAAAGGAGATTAAAATCGCCGTCTTTAGTGAATATTCAGTGTAATTCTTCCAAAAGGAGAGTGGGTTCATGTATTGCAACTAGAATGCATTAATGACAACTGTATTTCCCATTCTAAACAGGTAAGACGCTGCAATATGAACGTTAATACAATTAATGCTTGTTCTAACTGAAGATACACACACCTGGCATAATCTGCCAGCAATATATCTTAAAATACATGTGGGTAACGGAAATGGCAGACTGCAGGATTAGCTTGGAAAGAACAAAGCTTAGTTGAAAGGAGTGCAGAATATACATGTTACAATCCTTTTCACCTTGTTTCTACAAAAATAGAACACGTCCAAgtataacaaaaagaaagaactgaaaaggTGTTGGAGCACAGATTAATCTACCCTGAGTTTGCTGCTCCTGGGCTGTAGTCTGGCCTTACGCATCACAGCACAAAGCAACTCGCACTGTGCCAAGTTCAGTAGGAGGAGGTGTAAGAGGCAAGGCCTGTTTGAAGCTAAGAGCAAACAGGAGGCCGAAGTCCAACATTATAATTTCAGTGTGTATGAATGAAATGCCCCAAAACATTACATAAAGACAGCAAAagtacttttcattttaattcccGAGTTCAAACTAAAAGGAATAATACAAAGAGAACAGCCAagcttttcagaaaatgctttatCCGTGTCACTGAAATCATCTAAAATGAGCCTGTTTAATCTGGATGGACCATGAGGCCTTCAATGGTTGAGTTACTAAACTACATGCTCAGTGGCATCTTTCTAGAGCCTCTTGATCCAGGGCTGCAGAAAGGTGGTGAGGCTTGGGGGAGAAAAATGCTCAGTACCACGTTTTCAAGTGACTTTTGGACTTCCTTCAGGGGTCATGTTTTGAGATGACGCTCAGCTCCACCGTATTTTCAGGTCATCTCCTGACTCAGGGGGGATTCGGGTATGTGCTAGTGCAAAGGCAGGAGGCCTGGAACCTCCCACTAAATGGTAGTCGCTAAGAACTCACCCCAAAGCTTGCATTTCCAGACCACGTGGGGTGACTCACAGAATGAAGCAAAGGCAGAAGTAAGCACTTTAGCTCAAGGTATCTATTCCTCTATGCTAAGCAGTAGGCAATGGTGCCTTTCCAAAGACAGTGTACCAGAAATCAGCAGTACTACAGAACGTTTTGGGAAGTCACAcacattcttctcttttttaaaaggcctgtgaaagaaaacaaaggttaaATGCCCAAGGTGGGTCACAGTGTGAGCTCAAGTTGTACTACGTCCTCATTCCGTCTCAAAACCAGTATAGTTGTTGTCTGCTTTGGGATAAGCATCTCTAATTTTCCACCTGCAGCAGCTCGGGACGACAgctctgtcttccagatcaaacGAGCCAAAGCGCCAGCGTACGTATTGCTTGTAAGCAAGGTGACGCAGCTGGTCGTTGATTCTGTCATCCGTCAAGTCCAGAAAGGGGTCTTTGTAGAGAAGGGCTTTATTCAGGGCGTGACGGGACAGCACCAGCTGCTGAAACAACTGGGAGGTTGTGATGCACGGCCCTTCTTTCCTTCGGCAGCAGAGCTGCTCATGGTACTCCTGTGTTGGCCGGCATTTGCCACAGCAGCACCACTCTGGGAGGTACGGGGAAAAGGCCTCTTGTCTGAGAGCGCGTGTCAGCGCGTATTCTTCATTATCATCATTCTCCTCAGCCTCACTGGGGCAGCAGCCGCCAGCATCGTCGAATTTCACCAAGTCGCTCTGTAACAACAATTCCCAACATAAATGAAAGAAACCAGCGTTCGCTGTTTCATCCAACTGCAGGGAGACTTTACACCAGTGATCCTTAccattggggttttttcatttgaCACAGCACAATAGGGATAATGACGATAGATCAGCAGATCTGGAGGAGGATTGTCTTTCTGTGTTGCCAACACCCACCCTAGCGAAATCGAATCGACACCTCGCAAGTTGTTTCTACACCAACGCACTCCCGCTGGCACATACGCATCACAGGAAAGCAGCAAATTTTAGCTGACTCTAGAAAATAACATGCTCTGCTCACAGGACCGATTAACTTGAAGCGGACAGTAAGAATGTAGTTTTAACCCCTCAGAATTTAATCTGGAAATACGGGGGGGGGTGGCGGTGGTGGAAACCCAAATCAGTTTGGAATGATGTTCCTCAGTTCTCCCTTCTGAAGGGAGAATCCCAAAGGTTAGTGTCTGTCTTTACCTCAACAATGCTGCCTTGAGTATGCTGCAAGCTTGTTTTCAGAGGCTTCTTTATCAAGGTAACATGTGGCTCATCAACGTAGGACACATACATCACCTGTGCAGCAGAAGAAATGAGCACTGTCAGCTGAGTAGTTACTTGGAGAACTGGGGATAAACACAGCATAGACCTGACATCAGGGCTTGGGTTCTGCTGCCTGTACTCCAACAACCACCCCCTGCAAATGCATGTTGCAAGGACCAGTATTTCCAGTGTCCAGCACAGACAGGACatggggtgctgcagggacagagggAACGGGAATGAACAGGTATGGAACTAGCTGTAGGAGTGGGGTTGTGCAGGGCCTTCAGGTACTCTTCTCTTCACccttctttaaaaatacatgccTAAAATGCTGGGGGATTAGCAGAGGCAGCCTACAGAAGTAACAATTAACGTCTTGAAAATGAGGAAGAAGCAACTGAAGTTGGCAGGGAAGAGGCTTTGAGCAGTGCCCTCTTCATGGACAGCCCTCTCATGATATCCTTCTGCTTTTTTGAAGGCTCACTACTCCCTGCAGGTTTCCCTGATAGAGCTGGTGTGTGTGACTCTGCCATGCCATGTAGTGGGTAGAGCCCACTACACTCATGCAGTGCACAGCTCCATGGAATCTTCCTGGATCAGCTGCATTTTTGTATCCACACAGCAGCAATTTACATTCTTTACCTGTCTTGGATTCAGCACAGTCTCAGTCTTTTTCCTGTTGTAAAGTCTGTAGAATGGTGATTTGCAGCAGCCGGAGCAATTACCTACACAAATAGCAATTTCAATGGCCGTTGCAAcctgcacatgaaaaaaaaaaaaaaaaaagcaaatggtgATTCCACTTTCTAAATGAGGCTTTATCTCCAGAATTCGTTTTATTAACACAAAAAATGTCTCTCACCAAGCCAAAATAGGACATCATGGACCCAATGTTTTTAATGAGTTCAATGGGGTTAAATTTTCTACCCtgaaagaaagcaggaaagaataACTGGGAGGCCAGATCTATTATCATCCATTCAACTTAAtgccttttctctttttgtctctttACAATGTATCTTTGTCTCTACAATTCAATCAATCCCAAAATTCCATAGACCATCTTAGACACTTTGCAGGGGAGAATAACCCACTTGAGAGGGACACAGCGGTGACACACAGTGTTCATGACGGTAACATCATGTCATGGGGATACCTGCTGTTGTCTCAGTTTTAAACAACAATCCTGCCTCCCACCCACCCCTGCCATTTCATCCTCAGCTTTGCTCTCCTATGCTGCTCAGTTCAGTTTACATCTACTCATCTGACATGACTTCCATCCCAGAATGATGGACAGGAGAGGGGAGAGCAGTATAAGGCAGAAGTGGGGTTAAGGAAATAGCAAGCTTTCTTGTCCCTCCACAAGGAAAAAGAATGGCATTTACTGTGCCGAAGACAAGGACATCAAAGCGTATTCCGTAGACTTTGAAAAGGGTTCTTTGCTCCTTCCCATTTGGTAGCAGCTTGTAGTACCTTGCATATCTGCAAAAGAGTAAATGAAGATCTGTGCAGCTTCCCTGGGGGATATAATGCCATGAGGCTGCAGAgtttcttctcccttcttcctccagcCCTTTCAGACTTCTGAAGGGAAGGTGCTGAGGCCAGCTCGATGAACAGTACTTTGTCCAGCATCTGACCTGGCAGTCTAAACTAAATTAATACATACATAGAGATTTAGACAAATTAAAAATCTAACTAATATCCAATGAGTGTTTTGCTGTCTCAATTCAAATTGGAACCTGAAGCTGCAGAAAGCAGTTCAATCACGGgtaaaggagagagaaaaccctGGTGAGGATACGTGAGGAGCTGGCAATGGCAAGAGTGCCCATGCTTTGGAGGCTTTAATATCATGTTATCCAAGACGAGCTCTGAACTCCTGAGCACACTTCAGCATGCTGGATATCGGCCATCTTCCATCCCTCAATCAGCAGAGATTCATGTGAGCCTTTACTAACTTCCAGTGTTTTATTCTATCAAGAACATGACCCTCCTGATGCACAGCTCACATCAGCTTATGGATCAATAAGCAGTCACAGAGCATGAAACAAAGAGATCTTTTTTAATCTGACAGTGAAAAGCTGGCAGTACAGACAAAATCATTACATTAAACTGCAAGACATATAAACCACACAATGCTACTAATATCCAACAACCTCTGATAACAATACCCATGTGTCTTCTGCCTCAGACATGCTGTCAGGACTTAAAGTGCTGTATTGTTCTTGACTGGTTTACTTGAGTGATCTCTGACTCCCATTCTCCTTCGTTTAGataaataatttgaatttgaatGTGAATTTGCTTAGCCAAAAGGACAGAAGGTCAGTTCCAGGAGCAGCAGATACTCACAGGTTACTCTGTCATTGCTAATCAAAATTTGTTTTATAGTTGGTTAGTTGTTCAAGTACAGAAAGAGTAAACCTTTTAATAGGATATGTCTGGTGTCAACGTCATGAGCTCAGCCCTCTGCTTTCTAGCATCTCCAGGTACTCATTCAGATAATGGAGACatctaaagaaaaatacattttcctcctttcctttctcattGGGTTCagtccctgctgctctgctttgccATCTCGATGCTAACAAGCTAGCCCAGAGCAAGCTTTTACGTGATTCCACTCTCCTGCACATCCTACTGCAAGCTAAGTTTGGCAAACTTTGAGTGCTTTTAATCAGAGTCCCCAAGATCATGCGATTGTTTGCTTCCCATTCACCACAATCTGATTTGTATTCTATGAAGGCAGTGAGTCACTCAGAAAAACACAATGTAATGTGTTCTGCTTTCTCCTTGCTTGCACAGAcatgaaatctccttttttgTGTGCTGAACAGTTTCACAGTCTGTGCCCAGTCTGGTCAGCTCTTCGCCTTTGAAGCCTACAGGTCAGTTAGGTTTTATCTGAAAGTTTTCCTAACTCTTTCCAGAATCAGAGGTTTTCTCTAGCCCTCAGGGTAGAGGTTATTTCACATCTGCTCTTGATGGACAGAAGCCTTCTCCGAACAGCTCTGTGCTCAGAGGTGACCTGTTAAGAGCTTTTTTGATCACTGGCTGAAGCTTTGCTCCCTTGCACCTCAAGtagttattttcttttggaaGGTTAAAGCCTGTTTCCATTTAAGTCTATCACAAAATTCCTTTTGCAACTGAGATGAAATCAATAGGGCTCCATGCACACAGAGGTTATAAGCTGCCCAAAGTAGCTTTCCTCACTTCCAGGACAGCTAGACTGCAAGGTAAGCAGCATTCTACACGAGCCCTGTTTCTTACACTCTTTTCCAAAATTTTCTCCTGCTATTGATCTTTGTTAGCTTTAGGACACTGGGCTGGATGGAACCTTTGATATGATAATATTTTACATTCTTATGACGAAAAAGTTTTCTTGAAGATCTTAATTGTAACATCATTTCTAGTTCTCCCCTCCTTGCTCACTTGGGTAGTTCTACTGAAATCAGCAGCTCTGTTTATACAAGTTGGCATAAACAAGCTGAACGGTGTGTCAGGGTTTGTGCATGTTCACTTGTTTTAAATAGTATTATGCTCAATCTATTCACTGCTTTTCAACTTCCACtctctttgctttttaaagtgcTGCACCAAACTACTCTGctcctcttttttaattttggagaCATTAGAGAATGGCATTTCTTTGCCAATAAACCCCCCGATTA is a genomic window of Athene noctua chromosome 17, bAthNoc1.hap1.1, whole genome shotgun sequence containing:
- the P2RX7 gene encoding P2X purinoceptor 7 yields the protein MGVCSWPESLTEYNSVKYIRIHSVTWGGLRCFLSATVALSIGCIVLIYRLYQETDEVNSSIRTSVKGVAYTDNRIWDTAEYTIPMQAVNSFFVMTNIIKTENQIEQRCPEYPFPKAICSSDKSCEKGSVDINSHGIQTGRCVYYNATVKTCEVRAWCPVESMENPPDPAVLRHSEDFTVLIKNNIHFPKFNYTVLNIPQNLNTSCTYNKNTSPHCPIFRLGDIIQEAKENFSEMAVKGGIIAIEINWDCNLDRWFFNCHPEYGFRRLDDKKIKPGFQFRYARYYKLLPNGKEQRTLFKVYGIRFDVLVFGTGRKFNPIELIKNIGSMMSYFGLVATAIEIAICVGNCSGCCKSPFYRLYNRKKTETVLNPRQVMYVSYVDEPHVTLIKKPLKTSLQHTQGSIVESDLVKFDDAGGCCPSEAEENDDNEEYALTRALRQEAFSPYLPEWCCCGKCRPTQEYHEQLCCRRKEGPCITTSQLFQQLVLSRHALNKALLYKDPFLDLTDDRINDQLRHLAYKQYVRWRFGSFDLEDRAVVPSCCRWKIRDAYPKADNNYTGFETE